Genomic window (Candidatus Nitrosocosmicus franklandus):
ATCGATATGTGATTTTCTAAGACCATTTAAAAACGTATCAGTAAAGAATACATCATCAATAATTGAATTCAATAAACATATAATTACAATTATTGTTAACCAAGTTAGAGTATATTTCTTCAATATACATTATGATTCAAACGAACGGGTATTTAGCTGTAGAATATCTGAATCATTTGAAGGAGACATAACATCTTTTTTTGATACTCTTTTTACCAACACATGGGATGCACTAGAAAAAACTAGTATTCTGGAAAAAAGGAATATCTTTCAACAAGATTTTGTAGATGTAGCTTCCCATCAACTTAGGAATCCAATCCTACCTATAATAGGCTTTTCAAAAACTTTGAAATCAAAAATTAATGATCCAGATATGTTAGATTATCTTAATATAATCATCAAGAATGCTGAAAAACTAAAAAATATTGCTAATGATATCTTGGATATCTCCAAAATAGAAGCAAATCCACTGAAGTTGGATTTTGAAATCTTTGATCTTCGTGATCTTTTGGAAGGTATCACAAGCGATTATAATCAATTTTCTCGTAGAGATTCGTCAGGAATAACCTTTGTTTTTCATTGCACCTCTAATATACTAATAGAAGCAGACAGAGAGTATATTAAACAAGCCTTTGAAAATATACTTAATAATTCATATTTCTTTACTAAAAAAAATGAGGGAAATCGAATAATGATTAGTGCATTTAATACTGATGAAGATAACCATACTTCCATTTTGATAGAGGATGAGGGCCCGGGAATAACCGATGAAGATCCTGATAGAGTTTTTACAAAATTTTATCCAAATTCTGGTGGAGCTGGACTTGGATTATTTATTTCAAAAAAAATAATTGAGATCCACGGAGGTAGTATCACGGTAGAAAATCGAGTAGATGACATTGGCGCTAAATTTCTAATCAAAATTCCTACAAAGGGAATTGATTTACCGTTTCAATCCGCTAAAAACGAATCAGTCGACAAGAATCTAAAACTCTTGATTATAGATGATTTCTCTGATGACTTGATGTTAATCAGAGAGTCAATCGCCAATATGGGGTATCAGGTTGATTATTTTGAAGACCCATATGACGCAATTGAAAGTTTTGCTCCTGGAAAGTATTCTTTGGTTTTTTTGGGCATCAATGTAAAGGGATTAGACGGATTTGACCTATATGATGATATAAAGAAAAGAGACAAAAAGATAAAAGGCTATTTTATGTCTTCTAGCAAAATAAATAAGGAGGCAATGGAGTTACTCAACAAAAACTTGTTGTATGATCATTTCATCTTCAAACCCCTTTCTGTGGATTCATTTGTAAGAATTCTTCAAAATGAACAATGAATAAAATTTTACTGCTACTATAGTAAAATTTTATTATTTGCATGAGTTAATTGGAATAATATGAATATTCTAATCATTGAAGACGATGACGATATATGTCAATTGTATTCGATGTGGTTAGAAGAAAATAAACATGATTATATTATTGCCAAAAACTACGAGGATGGAATTTCTGAATATGAAAAATCCTTGCAGAAGGACGATGATGATTATAAAACCTACAATGACTCCTTCGATTTGGTGGTACTAGATTATGATCTCCCGTCAAAGAACATTTCTATAAATCAAAATGGTTTGCTTATAGCTAAAGAAATCTTGGAATTGAAGAGCGATCAACGAATAATGTTTGCATCTGCTTGGCCTAAAAAAGCATTTATTGAATATGTTTCAACATTAAAAAGTGTACCTGAAGTTCTTCCCAAACCATTTGAAAAGGAAGAATTCATAAATCTAGCCGAAAGAATCAATCT
Coding sequences:
- a CDS encoding hybrid sensor histidine kinase/response regulator → MDLDLARVFENLNNERIDIVLNSYYSFVFLKKNSFYDILKSLNSSSIRILVSCKNNDQYESICDFLRPFKNVSVKNTSSIIEFNKHIITIIVNQVRVYFFNIHYDSNERVFSCRISESFEGDITSFFDTLFTNTWDALEKTSILEKRNIFQQDFVDVASHQLRNPILPIIGFSKTLKSKINDPDMLDYLNIIIKNAEKLKNIANDILDISKIEANPLKLDFEIFDLRDLLEGITSDYNQFSRRDSSGITFVFHCTSNILIEADREYIKQAFENILNNSYFFTKKNEGNRIMISAFNTDEDNHTSILIEDEGPGITDEDPDRVFTKFYPNSGGAGLGLFISKKIIEIHGGSITVENRVDDIGAKFLIKIPTKGIDLPFQSAKNESVDKNLKLLIIDDFSDDLMLIRESIANMGYQVDYFEDPYDAIESFAPGKYSLVFLGINVKGLDGFDLYDDIKKRDKKIKGYFMSSSKINKEAMELLNKNLLYDHFIFKPLSVDSFVRILQNEQ
- a CDS encoding response regulator, translated to MNILIIEDDDDICQLYSMWLEENKHDYIIAKNYEDGISEYEKSLQKDDDDYKTYNDSFDLVVLDYDLPSKNISINQNGLLIAKEILELKSDQRIMFASAWPKKAFIEYVSTLKSVPEVLPKPFEKEEFINLAERINLYDIAKKFTKQLREMKNPNNPNVDVKSLESLFKLMNNARREFLKGKEKNDETYPTE